A part of Syngnathoides biaculeatus isolate LvHL_M chromosome 21, ASM1980259v1, whole genome shotgun sequence genomic DNA contains:
- the pde5ab gene encoding cGMP-specific 3',5'-cyclic phosphodiesterase isoform X1 yields MEDDMMEVWLDDHLDFTRSYFVRKASRDMVNAWFAQRVHAIKPPAPKDSPSGVSISDHHSAAGPGQSLGAPTRKISASEFDRPLRPIVATDPEGTVTFLSNVDREGGPLRCGGTPDCESGGGSAKAERGGADGGRCARLLELVKDVSSHLDMTALCHKIFLHINELIAADRYSLFLVGEDSSNTKFLISRLFDVAEGSTLEESSSSSIRLQWNKGIVGHVAATGQPLNINDAYEDPRFNAEVDMVTGYKTRSILCLPIKNHRDELVGVAQAINKKNGTDGAFTRQDEKDFSSYLAFSGIVLHNAQLYETSQLETRRNQVLLELASLIFEEQQCLEVLLRKFAGTILSFMRAQACTVFIAENGSTQNPFSSAFHMEYEEVLNPPKRETPCANQINYMYAQYVLNSMQSLNIADVALDQRFPSMCEKQYETSQQTKSLLCTPIKNGKKDKVIGCCQLVNKMDDASGATKPFNRNDEQFLEAFAIFCGLAIQNTQMYETVERAMAKQQVTLEVLSYHASAAPEESRRLQTATIPSAQSLRLLDFGFSDFDLSDAETALGTVRMFVDLDLVHNFQMKQTNLCQWILSVKKNYRKNVAYHNWRHAFNTAQCMFALLKSGRLQNRLRDIEVLALMIATLCHDLDHRGVNNSFIQRSEHPLGQLYCHSTMEHHHFDQCLMILNSPGNQILSGLSLEEYKCTLKMIEGAILATDLALHMKRREEFFELTRDRHFAWESDHHRDLLRSMLMTACDVSAITKPWPVQKRIAELVATEFFEQGDKERQELNVEPCDLMNREKRDKIPSMQVSFIDAICTQLYETLAGMSDFCSPLLEGCRSNRRHWKRLAEERDKGLLDGPA; encoded by the exons ATGGAGGACGACATGATGGAAGTGTGGCTGGACGACCACCTGGACTTCACGCGCTCCTACTTTGTCAGGAAAGCGTCCAG GGACATGGTGAACGCCTGGTTCGCCCAACGTGTCCACGCCATCAAGCCGCCGGCTCCCAAAGACAGCCCGTCCGGCGTCAGCATCTCGGACCACCACTCCGCCGCGGGCCCCGGCCAGTCGCTCGGGGCCCCGACCCGCAAAATCTCCGCGTCCGAATTCGACCGGCCGCTCCGGCCCATCGTGGCGACGGACCCGGAGGGCACGGTGACCTTTCTGAGCAATGTTGACCGGGAGGGCGGCCCCCTGCGGTGCGGCGGGACGCCGGACTGCGAAAGCGGAGGAGGGAGCGCGAAGGCGGAGCGCGGCGGCGCCGACGGGGGTCGTTGCGCTCGACTGCTGGAGCTGGTGAAGGACGTTTCCAGCCATCTGGACATGACAGCCCTCTGCCACAAGATCTTCCTCCACATCAACGAGCTGATTGCTGCCGACCGCTACTCCTTATTTCTG GTGGGCGAGGACAGCTCCAACACCAAGTTCCTGATCAGCCGCCTGTTCGACGTGGCCGAGGGCTCCACGCTGGAGGAATCGTCCAGCAGCAGCATCCGGCTGCAGTGGAACAAGGGCATCGTCGGCCACGTGGCCGCCACGGGACAGCCGCTCAACATCAACGACGCTTACGAG GACCCCCGATTCAACGCGGAGGTGGATATGGTCACGGGTTACAAGACGCGGAGTATTCTGTGCCTGCCCATCAAGAACCACCGAGATGAG CTTGTTGGGGTGGCTCAAGCtatcaacaaaaaaaacggcACGGACGGAGCCTTCACTCGACAGGACGAAAAG GACTTCTCGTCGTACTTGGCCTTTTCGGGCATCGTTCTACACAACGCTCAGCTGTACGAAACGTCACAGCTAGAAACCAGACGGAATCAG GTCCTGCTGGAACTGGCCAGTCTCATCTTTGAGGAGCAGCAGTGTCTGGAGGTTTTACTGCGCAAGTTTGCCGGGACCATCCTGTCCTTCATGCGGGCCCAGGCTTGCACGGTCTTCATCGCCGAGAACGGCTCCACACAG AACCCCTTTTCCAGTGCCTTCCATATGGAATACGAGGAAGTCCTTAATCCTCCCAAAAG GGAAACTCCTTGTGCCAACCAGATCAACTACATGTACGCTCAGTACGTCCTCAACTCCATGCAGTCCCTCAACATCGCCGACGTCGCCCTGGATCAACGCTTCCCCTCGATG TGCGAAAAGCAATATGAGACCAGTCAACAGACAAAGAGTTTGCTCTGCACTCCCATCAAGAATGGCAAGAAGGACAAAGTCATAG GCTGCTGCCAGTTAGTGAACAAGATGGACGACGCGTCGGGCGCCACAAAGCCCTTCAACAGGAACGACGAGCAATTCTTGGAGGCGTTTGCCATTTTCTGCGGTCTGGCCATCCAGAATACCCAGATGTACGAGACCGTGGAGAGAGCCATGGCCAAGCAGCAGGTGACCTTGGAG GTCCTTTCATATCACGCTTCTGCTGCTCCAGAAGAGTCCCGCCGGCTCCAG ACGGCCACGATTCCGTCGGCCCAGTCGCTGCGGCTGCTCGACTTCGGCTTCAGCGACTTCGACTTGTCCGACGCCGAAACCGCGCTGGGCACCGTGCGCATGTTTGTCGACCTCGACCTGGTGCACAACTTCCAGATGAAGCAAACG AACTTATGTCAATGGATCCTGAGCGTCAAGAAGAACTACCGGAAGAACGTGGCCTATCACAACTGGagacacgctttcaacactgccCAGTGCATGTTCGCACTCCTTAAGTCGGGGCGCCTGCAG aACCGCTTAAGGGATATAGAGGTTCTGGCGCTGATGATCGCTACTCTCTGCCATGACCTGGACCACAGAGGAGTCAACAACTCCTTCATACAAAG GAGTGAACATCCACTGGGCCAGCTTTACTGCCACTCCACCATGGAGCACCACCATTTTGACCAGTGCCTCATGATCCTCAACAGTCCA GGCAACCAGATCCTGAGTGGCCTCTCCCTGGAAGAGTACAAATGCACCCTGAAGATGATCGAGGGAGCGATTTTAGCCACCGACCTGGCTCTGCACATGaa GAGACGAGAGGAGTTCTTTGAGCTCACGCGCGACCGACACTTTGCTTGGGAGTCCGATCACCACCGGGACTTACTTCG GTCGATGCTGATGACTGCGTGCGACGTGTCCGCAATCACCAAGCCCTGGCCGGTCCAAAAGAGG atCGCGGAGCTGGTGGCCACCGAGTTCTTTGAACAAGGGGACAAAGAGCGACAAGAACTGAACGTCGAGCCCTGC GACCTGATGAATCGGGAGAAGCGAGATAAGATTCCGAGCATGCAAGTTTCCTTCATCGACGCCATCTGCACGCAGTTATATGAG accctGGCGGGCATGTCGGACTTTTGTTCTCCTTTGCTGGAAGGATGCCGGAGCAACCGCCGGCACTGGAAGCGCTTGGCCGAAGAGCGCGACAAAGGCCTGCTCGACGGTCCGGCGTGA
- the pde5ab gene encoding cGMP-specific 3',5'-cyclic phosphodiesterase isoform X2, which translates to MEDDMMEVWLDDHLDFTRSYFVRKASRDMVNAWFAQRVHAIKPPAPKDSPSGVSISDHHSAAGPGQSLGAPTRKISASEFDRPLRPIVATDPEGTVTFLSNVDREGGPLRCGGTPDCESGGGSAKAERGGADGGRCARLLELVKDVSSHLDMTALCHKIFLHINELIAADRYSLFLVGEDSSNTKFLISRLFDVAEGSTLEESSSSSIRLQWNKGIVGHVAATGQPLNINDAYEDPRFNAEVDMVTGYKTRSILCLPIKNHRDELVGVAQAINKKNGTDGAFTRQDEKDFSSYLAFSGIVLHNAQLYETSQLETRRNQVLLELASLIFEEQQCLEVLLRKFAGTILSFMRAQACTVFIAENGSTQNPFSSAFHMEYEEVLNPPKRETPCANQINYMYAQYVLNSMQSLNIADVALDQRFPSMCEKQYETSQQTKSLLCTPIKNGKKDKVIGCCQLVNKMDDASGATKPFNRNDEQFLEAFAIFCGLAIQNTQMYETVERAMAKQQVTLEVLSYHASAAPEESRRLQTATIPSAQSLRLLDFGFSDFDLSDAETALGTVRMFVDLDLVHNFQMKQTNLCQWILSVKKNYRKNVAYHNWRHAFNTAQCMFALLKSGRLQNRLRDIEVLALMIATLCHDLDHRGVNNSFIQRSEHPLGQLYCHSTMEHHHFDQCLMILNSPGNQILSGLSLEEYKCTLKMIEGAILATDLALHMKRREEFFELTRDRHFAWESDHHRDLLRSMLMTACDVSAITKPWPVQKRIAELVATEFFEQGDKERQELNVEPCDLMNREKRDKIPSMQVSFIDAICTQLYEPSQWNNIYGGDPRWKFAK; encoded by the exons ATGGAGGACGACATGATGGAAGTGTGGCTGGACGACCACCTGGACTTCACGCGCTCCTACTTTGTCAGGAAAGCGTCCAG GGACATGGTGAACGCCTGGTTCGCCCAACGTGTCCACGCCATCAAGCCGCCGGCTCCCAAAGACAGCCCGTCCGGCGTCAGCATCTCGGACCACCACTCCGCCGCGGGCCCCGGCCAGTCGCTCGGGGCCCCGACCCGCAAAATCTCCGCGTCCGAATTCGACCGGCCGCTCCGGCCCATCGTGGCGACGGACCCGGAGGGCACGGTGACCTTTCTGAGCAATGTTGACCGGGAGGGCGGCCCCCTGCGGTGCGGCGGGACGCCGGACTGCGAAAGCGGAGGAGGGAGCGCGAAGGCGGAGCGCGGCGGCGCCGACGGGGGTCGTTGCGCTCGACTGCTGGAGCTGGTGAAGGACGTTTCCAGCCATCTGGACATGACAGCCCTCTGCCACAAGATCTTCCTCCACATCAACGAGCTGATTGCTGCCGACCGCTACTCCTTATTTCTG GTGGGCGAGGACAGCTCCAACACCAAGTTCCTGATCAGCCGCCTGTTCGACGTGGCCGAGGGCTCCACGCTGGAGGAATCGTCCAGCAGCAGCATCCGGCTGCAGTGGAACAAGGGCATCGTCGGCCACGTGGCCGCCACGGGACAGCCGCTCAACATCAACGACGCTTACGAG GACCCCCGATTCAACGCGGAGGTGGATATGGTCACGGGTTACAAGACGCGGAGTATTCTGTGCCTGCCCATCAAGAACCACCGAGATGAG CTTGTTGGGGTGGCTCAAGCtatcaacaaaaaaaacggcACGGACGGAGCCTTCACTCGACAGGACGAAAAG GACTTCTCGTCGTACTTGGCCTTTTCGGGCATCGTTCTACACAACGCTCAGCTGTACGAAACGTCACAGCTAGAAACCAGACGGAATCAG GTCCTGCTGGAACTGGCCAGTCTCATCTTTGAGGAGCAGCAGTGTCTGGAGGTTTTACTGCGCAAGTTTGCCGGGACCATCCTGTCCTTCATGCGGGCCCAGGCTTGCACGGTCTTCATCGCCGAGAACGGCTCCACACAG AACCCCTTTTCCAGTGCCTTCCATATGGAATACGAGGAAGTCCTTAATCCTCCCAAAAG GGAAACTCCTTGTGCCAACCAGATCAACTACATGTACGCTCAGTACGTCCTCAACTCCATGCAGTCCCTCAACATCGCCGACGTCGCCCTGGATCAACGCTTCCCCTCGATG TGCGAAAAGCAATATGAGACCAGTCAACAGACAAAGAGTTTGCTCTGCACTCCCATCAAGAATGGCAAGAAGGACAAAGTCATAG GCTGCTGCCAGTTAGTGAACAAGATGGACGACGCGTCGGGCGCCACAAAGCCCTTCAACAGGAACGACGAGCAATTCTTGGAGGCGTTTGCCATTTTCTGCGGTCTGGCCATCCAGAATACCCAGATGTACGAGACCGTGGAGAGAGCCATGGCCAAGCAGCAGGTGACCTTGGAG GTCCTTTCATATCACGCTTCTGCTGCTCCAGAAGAGTCCCGCCGGCTCCAG ACGGCCACGATTCCGTCGGCCCAGTCGCTGCGGCTGCTCGACTTCGGCTTCAGCGACTTCGACTTGTCCGACGCCGAAACCGCGCTGGGCACCGTGCGCATGTTTGTCGACCTCGACCTGGTGCACAACTTCCAGATGAAGCAAACG AACTTATGTCAATGGATCCTGAGCGTCAAGAAGAACTACCGGAAGAACGTGGCCTATCACAACTGGagacacgctttcaacactgccCAGTGCATGTTCGCACTCCTTAAGTCGGGGCGCCTGCAG aACCGCTTAAGGGATATAGAGGTTCTGGCGCTGATGATCGCTACTCTCTGCCATGACCTGGACCACAGAGGAGTCAACAACTCCTTCATACAAAG GAGTGAACATCCACTGGGCCAGCTTTACTGCCACTCCACCATGGAGCACCACCATTTTGACCAGTGCCTCATGATCCTCAACAGTCCA GGCAACCAGATCCTGAGTGGCCTCTCCCTGGAAGAGTACAAATGCACCCTGAAGATGATCGAGGGAGCGATTTTAGCCACCGACCTGGCTCTGCACATGaa GAGACGAGAGGAGTTCTTTGAGCTCACGCGCGACCGACACTTTGCTTGGGAGTCCGATCACCACCGGGACTTACTTCG GTCGATGCTGATGACTGCGTGCGACGTGTCCGCAATCACCAAGCCCTGGCCGGTCCAAAAGAGG atCGCGGAGCTGGTGGCCACCGAGTTCTTTGAACAAGGGGACAAAGAGCGACAAGAACTGAACGTCGAGCCCTGC GACCTGATGAATCGGGAGAAGCGAGATAAGATTCCGAGCATGCAAGTTTCCTTCATCGACGCCATCTGCACGCAGTTATATGAG CCATCGCAATGGAACAACATTTATGGGGGGGATCCAAGGTGGAAATTTGCTAAATAA
- the zcchc4 gene encoding rRNA N6-adenosine-methyltransferase ZCCHC4 isoform X2 produces the protein MDTVEVEDSCLGYELILTENDTSTPRCPRGPTLLFEKVSKPGQAGRRFYACSACRDRKECNFFQWEDEKVSEARELAREAQNRKRRPPFSQQQCTARFLRFISLPPDAQKFCRDCQVLVLADETEAHGAHALVPAAAERLRRPSGLLRPLDNKKSNAQYLFTERTARFLLGALAALGYDKVLCVGTPRLHELIKLGNAEGKAKPTKSLLLDIDFRYAQFYDQNEFCHYNMFNHHFFDSEASRAALQDFLRESNGEKVVMVADPPFGGLVKALASSFSRISQTWRTQQRVEGGDVHMPMIWIFPYFFEARILDCFPFLTMLDYQVDYDNHSLYKHNKTGRKQSPVRLFTNIPPAEIVLPEEEGYRFCGVCERYVWRLNRHCAECGACPSKDGRQWKHCTLCGRCVKPSWRHCESCGRCALPDHPCEGSPGRQGCRNCASPTHKRRTCPRKRVGSKSASKKGHGVARFKKKK, from the exons ATGGACACAGTCGAAGTGGAGGACAGCTGTTTGGGATACGAGCTTATTCTTACGGAGAACGACACATCAACCCCGCGCTGTCCGCGTG GACCAACTTTGTTATTTGAGAAAGTCAGCAAACCCGGGCAGGCCGGGAGGAGGTTTTACGCGTGCTCGGCTTGCAGAGACCGGAAAGAATGCAACTTTTTCCAGTGGGAGGACGAAAAG GTGTCGGAAGCCAGAGAGTTGGCCCGGGAGGCCCAGAACCGAAAGAGGAGGCCCCCTTTCAGCCAGCAGCAGTGCACTGCAAG GTTCCTCCGGTTCATCTCGCTCCCGCCCGACGCGCAGAAGTTCTGCCGGGATTGCCAGGTCCTGGTCCTCGCCGACGAGACGGAGGCGCACGGCGCCCACGCGCTGGTCCCCGCGGCCGCCGAGCGCTTGAGGCGGCCCAGCGGGCTGCTGCGCCCCCTGGACAACAAGAAGAGCAACGCCCAGTATCTGTTCACCGAGCGCACGGCCCGCTTCCTCCTGGGCGCGCTGGCCGCCCTGGGCTACGACAAGGTGCTCTGCGTGGGCACACCCAG ACTCCACGAGCTGATCAAATTGGGAAACGCGGAAGGGAAGGCAAAGCCGACAAAGAGCCTCCTGCTGGACATCGACTTCAG ATACGCTCAGTTCTACGACCAAAACGAATTCTGCCACTACAACATGTTCAATCATCACTTCTTTGATAGCGAG GCGTCGAGAGCGGCGCTCCAAGACTTTCTGAGGGAGTCCAACGGGGAGAAGGTGGTCATGGTGGCCGACCCGCCGTTCGGGGGCCTGGTCAAAGCCTTGGCCAGTAGCTTCTCTCGGATCTCACAGACTTGGAGGACTCAGCAACGTGTCG AGGGCGGCGACGTCCACATGCCGATGATCTGGATCTTCCCGTATTTCTTTGAAGCTCGCATCCTGGACTGTTTCCCTTTTCTGACCATGCTGGACTACCAG GTGGACTACGACAACCATTCCCTGTACAAGCACAATAAAACGGGAAGGAAACAGTCTCCGGTCCGACTGTTCACCAACATCCCCCCTGCTGAAATCGTCCTCCCCGAGGAGGAGGGTTACAG ATTCTGCGGCGTTTGCGAGCGGTACGTGTGGCGCCTCAACCGGCACTGCGCCGAATGCGGCGCCTGCCCGTCCAAG GATGGCCGGCAATGGAAACATTGCACTCTTTGCGGCCGATGTGTTAAACCTT cgtggCGCCACTGTGAGTCATGCGGCCGCTGCGCCCTCCCGGACCATCCCTGCGAGGGAAGCCCGGGCCGGCAGGGCTGCCGCAACTGCGCCAGCCCGACCCACAAACGCAGAACTTGCCCTCGCAAACGCGTCGGCAG CAAGTCCGCATCCAAGAAAGGACACGGAGtggcaagatttaaaaaaaaaaaataa
- the zcchc4 gene encoding rRNA N6-adenosine-methyltransferase ZCCHC4 isoform X1, with translation MDTVEVEDSCLGYELILTENDTSTPRCPRGPTLLFEKVSKPGQAGRRFYACSACRDRKECNFFQWEDEKVSEARELAREAQNRKRRPPFSQQQCTARFLRFISLPPDAQKFCRDCQVLVLADETEAHGAHALVPAAAERLRRPSGLLRPLDNKKSNAQYLFTERTARFLLGALAALGYDKVLCVGTPRLHELIKLGNAEGKAKPTKSLLLDIDFRYAQFYDQNEFCHYNMFNHHFFDSEASRAALQDFLRESNGEKVVMVADPPFGGLVKALASSFSRISQTWRTQQRVEGGDVHMPMIWIFPYFFEARILDCFPFLTMLDYQVDYDNHSLYKHNKTGRKQSPVRLFTNIPPAEIVLPEEEGYRFCGVCERYVWRLNRHCAECGACPSKDGRQWKHCTLCGRCVKPSWRHCESCGRCALPDHPCEGSPGRQGCRNCASPTHKRRTCPRKRVGSSKSASKKGHGVARFKKKK, from the exons ATGGACACAGTCGAAGTGGAGGACAGCTGTTTGGGATACGAGCTTATTCTTACGGAGAACGACACATCAACCCCGCGCTGTCCGCGTG GACCAACTTTGTTATTTGAGAAAGTCAGCAAACCCGGGCAGGCCGGGAGGAGGTTTTACGCGTGCTCGGCTTGCAGAGACCGGAAAGAATGCAACTTTTTCCAGTGGGAGGACGAAAAG GTGTCGGAAGCCAGAGAGTTGGCCCGGGAGGCCCAGAACCGAAAGAGGAGGCCCCCTTTCAGCCAGCAGCAGTGCACTGCAAG GTTCCTCCGGTTCATCTCGCTCCCGCCCGACGCGCAGAAGTTCTGCCGGGATTGCCAGGTCCTGGTCCTCGCCGACGAGACGGAGGCGCACGGCGCCCACGCGCTGGTCCCCGCGGCCGCCGAGCGCTTGAGGCGGCCCAGCGGGCTGCTGCGCCCCCTGGACAACAAGAAGAGCAACGCCCAGTATCTGTTCACCGAGCGCACGGCCCGCTTCCTCCTGGGCGCGCTGGCCGCCCTGGGCTACGACAAGGTGCTCTGCGTGGGCACACCCAG ACTCCACGAGCTGATCAAATTGGGAAACGCGGAAGGGAAGGCAAAGCCGACAAAGAGCCTCCTGCTGGACATCGACTTCAG ATACGCTCAGTTCTACGACCAAAACGAATTCTGCCACTACAACATGTTCAATCATCACTTCTTTGATAGCGAG GCGTCGAGAGCGGCGCTCCAAGACTTTCTGAGGGAGTCCAACGGGGAGAAGGTGGTCATGGTGGCCGACCCGCCGTTCGGGGGCCTGGTCAAAGCCTTGGCCAGTAGCTTCTCTCGGATCTCACAGACTTGGAGGACTCAGCAACGTGTCG AGGGCGGCGACGTCCACATGCCGATGATCTGGATCTTCCCGTATTTCTTTGAAGCTCGCATCCTGGACTGTTTCCCTTTTCTGACCATGCTGGACTACCAG GTGGACTACGACAACCATTCCCTGTACAAGCACAATAAAACGGGAAGGAAACAGTCTCCGGTCCGACTGTTCACCAACATCCCCCCTGCTGAAATCGTCCTCCCCGAGGAGGAGGGTTACAG ATTCTGCGGCGTTTGCGAGCGGTACGTGTGGCGCCTCAACCGGCACTGCGCCGAATGCGGCGCCTGCCCGTCCAAG GATGGCCGGCAATGGAAACATTGCACTCTTTGCGGCCGATGTGTTAAACCTT cgtggCGCCACTGTGAGTCATGCGGCCGCTGCGCCCTCCCGGACCATCCCTGCGAGGGAAGCCCGGGCCGGCAGGGCTGCCGCAACTGCGCCAGCCCGACCCACAAACGCAGAACTTGCCCTCGCAAACGCGTCGGCAG CAGCAAGTCCGCATCCAAGAAAGGACACGGAGtggcaagatttaaaaaaaaaaaataa